Proteins encoded together in one Neisseria lactamica window:
- a CDS encoding HAD family hydrolase, with the protein MTTPKLIIFDWDGTLADTTQPIIDTMRRSFAECGFPPPEAERVRSLIGYSLPEIIRALLEMPSETAVTDIARTYSVHYLNPNNRNMSLFPDALPCLDKLKAQGYWLAVATGKGRAGLDNAISQTATGGYWLATACAGEYPSKPSPEMVFGICRELGLDPKEALVVGDTAHDLHMAANAGAAAVGVTTGAHSREQLLSAPHLAVLDGLSELPDFLARHYA; encoded by the coding sequence ATGACCACGCCCAAACTCATCATCTTCGACTGGGACGGCACACTTGCCGACACGACCCAACCCATCATCGACACGATGCGCCGCAGCTTCGCCGAATGCGGTTTTCCGCCGCCCGAAGCGGAGCGCGTCCGCAGCCTGATCGGCTACAGCCTGCCCGAAATCATCCGCGCCCTGCTCGAAATGCCGTCTGAAACCGCCGTTACCGACATCGCACGCACCTATTCCGTACATTACCTCAATCCCAACAACCGCAATATGTCCTTATTTCCCGATGCCCTGCCCTGTCTGGACAAGCTCAAAGCACAAGGATACTGGCTTGCCGTCGCCACGGGCAAAGGGCGGGCGGGCTTGGACAACGCCATCAGCCAAACCGCCACCGGCGGCTATTGGCTCGCCACCGCCTGCGCAGGGGAATATCCCTCCAAACCCTCGCCCGAAATGGTGTTCGGAATCTGCCGCGAACTGGGACTCGACCCGAAAGAAGCATTGGTCGTCGGCGATACGGCGCACGACCTGCATATGGCGGCAAACGCGGGGGCGGCGGCAGTCGGCGTGACCACCGGCGCACATTCGCGCGAACAGCTCCTTAGCGCACCGCATCTCGCCGTATTGGACGGTTTGTCCGAACTGCCCGATTTTCTTGCACGACATTACGCCTGA
- the queA gene encoding tRNA preQ1(34) S-adenosylmethionine ribosyltransferase-isomerase QueA — MDISDFDFTLPEKLIAQHPPEVRGSSRLLVALPDMSLQDRVFGDLPDYVEAGDVLVFNNTKVMKARLFGQKDSGGRIEALIERVLDNHTALAHIRSSKSPKPGMGLVFEGGIRAVMVGREGELFCLRFEGGQTVYELLEQNGHLPLPPYIERAADADDDSRYQTVYAKYQGAVAAPTAGLHFTEELLRRLKDKGAVTAEVTLHVGAGTFQPVRVEKIEEHKMHSEWFEVPSETVTAVEAAKARGNKVWAVGTTSMRALESAARATGRLKAGQGDTDIFITPGYRFNVVDRLVTNFHLPKSTLLMLVSAFSGMGHIRAAYRYAVEREYRFFSYGDAMILGRNEGGGL; from the coding sequence ATGGATATCTCAGATTTTGATTTTACCCTGCCCGAAAAGCTGATTGCCCAGCATCCGCCCGAAGTGCGCGGCAGCAGCCGCCTTTTGGTTGCGTTGCCGGATATGTCCCTGCAAGACCGGGTATTCGGCGATTTGCCCGATTATGTCGAGGCGGGCGACGTTTTGGTGTTCAACAACACCAAAGTCATGAAGGCGCGGCTGTTTGGTCAAAAAGACAGCGGGGGCAGGATCGAAGCCCTGATTGAGCGCGTGTTGGACAACCATACCGCACTGGCGCACATTCGTTCGTCCAAATCGCCCAAGCCCGGTATGGGGCTGGTGTTTGAAGGCGGTATCCGCGCCGTGATGGTCGGGCGTGAGGGCGAACTGTTCTGCCTGCGTTTTGAAGGCGGTCAAACCGTTTACGAACTTTTGGAACAGAACGGACATTTGCCCCTGCCGCCTTATATCGAACGCGCCGCCGATGCGGATGACGACAGCCGTTATCAAACCGTTTATGCCAAATATCAGGGTGCGGTCGCCGCGCCGACGGCGGGCCTGCATTTTACGGAAGAACTTTTGCGCCGCCTGAAAGACAAAGGCGCGGTAACCGCAGAAGTAACCCTGCACGTCGGTGCGGGGACATTCCAACCCGTGCGTGTGGAAAAAATCGAAGAACACAAAATGCACAGCGAATGGTTTGAAGTGCCGTCTGAAACCGTCACCGCCGTTGAGGCGGCAAAAGCCCGGGGGAACAAAGTCTGGGCGGTCGGCACGACTTCCATGCGCGCCCTCGAGTCTGCCGCGCGTGCGACGGGTCGTCTGAAAGCGGGGCAGGGCGACACCGATATTTTTATCACGCCGGGCTACCGTTTTAATGTTGTCGACAGGCTGGTTACCAATTTTCATCTGCCGAAATCGACGCTGCTGATGTTGGTCAGCGCGTTTTCGGGTATGGGTCATATCCGCGCCGCGTATCGTTATGCGGTCGAACGCGAATACCGTTTCTTCAGCTACGGCGATGCGATGATTTTGGGGCGGAATGAAGGGGGAGGGCTTTAA
- a CDS encoding SemiSWEET family transporter, with protein MTEKQTRILSAAATLTAIGMYVSYIPQIQNNLAGNHGSPLQPFVAAINCTLWTAYGFLKEKRDYPVILANIPGIFLGLITFITSF; from the coding sequence TTGACCGAAAAACAAACACGCATCCTTTCCGCCGCTGCAACCCTGACCGCCATAGGTATGTACGTTTCCTATATCCCGCAAATCCAAAACAACCTCGCGGGCAACCACGGATCGCCGCTGCAACCCTTTGTCGCCGCCATCAACTGCACATTATGGACCGCCTACGGCTTTTTGAAAGAAAAACGCGACTACCCCGTCATATTGGCAAACATCCCCGGCATCTTTTTGGGCCTGATTACGTTTATCACCAGCTTTTAA
- the accB gene encoding acetyl-CoA carboxylase biotin carboxyl carrier protein — MDLRKLKKLIDLVEESGIAEIEVTEGEEKVRITRTIAAAPVYAAPVPAAAPAVTPAAAPVAASAPAAPAARDLSDAQKSPMVGTFYRAPGPNAAPFVEVGQQVKAGDTLCIIEAMKLMNEIEAEKSGTVKEILVENGTPVEFGEPLFIIG; from the coding sequence ATGGATTTGCGCAAATTAAAAAAACTGATTGATTTGGTTGAAGAATCGGGCATCGCCGAAATCGAAGTGACCGAAGGCGAGGAAAAAGTCCGCATTACCCGAACCATCGCCGCCGCACCCGTTTACGCCGCGCCCGTACCCGCCGCCGCGCCGGCCGTAACGCCCGCCGCCGCACCCGTTGCGGCATCCGCGCCCGCCGCGCCTGCCGCCCGCGATTTGTCCGACGCGCAAAAATCGCCTATGGTCGGCACGTTCTACCGCGCACCCGGCCCGAATGCCGCGCCTTTTGTCGAAGTCGGCCAACAGGTTAAAGCCGGCGACACGCTGTGCATCATCGAAGCGATGAAGCTGATGAACGAAATCGAAGCCGAAAAATCCGGCACGGTCAAAGAAATTTTGGTCGAAAACGGTACGCCCGTCGAATTCGGCGAACCGCTCTTCATTATCGGATAA
- a CDS encoding IS110 family transposase — translation MLIHYIDIAKRNFVIAVSSLSKTKTETNNPKGIAHTVEYLKKHNVALVVTESTGGLEIPAAKAIRRAGIAVIIANPRQTHQFAQSQPLTKTDAKDAKMPAFFAQMMMQKEGWQTMPYQPPTEAEEVLEALVNRRNQPVDMRTAEKNRLHQVHETQVGSVKQLIAHFDRLIGESDKQIDDHTHTHFDGKAQVAEQIKGIGSITTATLMAMLPELGRLSHKRIAGLIGIAPHPRESGETKFKSRCFGGRSAVRKALYMAAVAAARFEPLIRDFYQRLLSEGKPYKVAVTACMRKLLTILNARIRDYFAENDTAENDIRTA, via the coding sequence TTGTTAATTCACTATATCGACATCGCCAAACGAAACTTCGTCATCGCCGTTTCGTCTTTGTCTAAAACCAAAACCGAAACCAACAACCCAAAAGGTATCGCCCATACTGTCGAATACCTTAAAAAGCACAACGTCGCCCTCGTCGTGACGGAAAGCACCGGCGGTCTCGAAATCCCCGCCGCCAAAGCCATCCGCCGGGCAGGCATAGCCGTGATTATCGCCAACCCGCGTCAGACGCATCAGTTTGCCCAGTCGCAGCCGCTGACCAAAACCGATGCCAAAGATGCCAAAATGCCCGCCTTCTTCGCGCAGATGATGATGCAGAAAGAAGGTTGGCAAACCATGCCCTACCAACCGCCCACCGAAGCGGAAGAAGTGTTGGAAGCCTTGGTCAACCGCCGCAACCAACCGGTGGATATGCGGACTGCCGAGAAAAACCGTCTGCATCAGGTTCACGAAACGCAAGTCGGAAGCGTCAAACAACTGATTGCCCATTTTGACCGGCTGATTGGCGAATCGGACAAACAAATCGACGACCACACCCACACGCATTTTGACGGCAAAGCCCAAGTGGCAGAGCAAATCAAAGGCATCGGTTCGATAACGACGGCTACGCTGATGGCGATGCTGCCTGAGTTGGGGCGGCTGAGCCACAAACGGATAGCGGGTTTGATCGGCATTGCCCCGCACCCGAGGGAGAGCGGGGAAACCAAATTCAAAAGCCGCTGCTTCGGCGGAAGGTCTGCGGTGCGTAAGGCGCTGTATATGGCTGCCGTGGCAGCGGCACGTTTTGAACCGCTTATTCGGGATTTCTACCAACGCCTGCTGTCCGAGGGTAAGCCGTATAAGGTTGCCGTTACGGCATGTATGCGCAAACTGCTGACGATATTGAATGCCCGGATACGTGATTATTTTGCCGAAAACGATACCGCCGAAAACGATATCCGGACGGCTTGA
- the carA gene encoding glutamine-hydrolyzing carbamoyl-phosphate synthase small subunit, whose protein sequence is MSTPALLVLADGSVFHGTSIGYEGSTSGEVVFNTSITGYQEILTDPSYCKQIVTLTYPHIGNTGTNAEDEESRSVYAAGLIIRDLPLLHSNFRASESLHDYLVRNKTVAIADIDTRRLTTLLREKGAQGGAILTGADATIEKAQELIAAFGSMVGKDLAKEVSCTETYEWTEGEWELGKGFVTPDEQPYHVVAYDFGVKTNILRMLASRGCRLTVVPAQTSAEDVLALNPDGVFLSNGPGDPEPCTYAIEAVQKLMESGKPIFGICLGHQLISLAIGAKTLKMRFSHHGANHPVQDLDSGKVVITSQNHGFAVDADTLPANARITHKSLFDNTLQGIELTDKPVFCFQGHPEASPGPQDVGYLFDKFIGNMKAAKQ, encoded by the coding sequence ATGAGCACCCCCGCCCTCCTCGTCCTCGCTGACGGCAGCGTATTTCACGGCACATCAATCGGTTACGAAGGTTCGACTTCCGGCGAAGTCGTGTTCAACACTTCGATAACCGGCTATCAGGAAATCCTGACCGACCCGTCCTACTGCAAACAAATCGTTACCCTCACCTACCCCCACATCGGCAATACCGGCACCAACGCCGAAGATGAAGAAAGCCGCAGCGTTTACGCCGCCGGCCTGATTATCCGCGACCTGCCGCTCTTGCACAGCAACTTCCGCGCCTCCGAAAGCCTGCACGACTATCTGGTACGCAACAAAACCGTCGCCATTGCCGACATCGACACCCGCCGCCTGACCACGCTGTTACGCGAAAAAGGTGCGCAAGGCGGCGCGATTCTGACAGGTGCGGATGCCACAATCGAAAAAGCGCAAGAACTCATCGCCGCGTTCGGCAGTATGGTCGGCAAAGATTTGGCAAAAGAAGTTTCCTGCACGGAAACTTACGAATGGACGGAAGGCGAATGGGAATTGGGCAAGGGTTTCGTTACCCCTGACGAACAGCCTTACCACGTCGTCGCCTACGATTTCGGCGTGAAAACCAACATCCTGCGTATGCTCGCCTCGCGCGGCTGCCGCCTGACCGTCGTCCCCGCCCAAACGAGCGCGGAAGACGTGTTGGCACTCAATCCCGACGGCGTGTTCCTGTCCAACGGCCCCGGCGACCCCGAGCCTTGCACCTACGCCATCGAAGCCGTGCAAAAACTGATGGAAAGCGGCAAACCGATTTTCGGCATCTGCTTGGGACACCAGCTCATCAGCCTCGCTATCGGCGCGAAAACCCTGAAAATGCGCTTCAGCCACCACGGCGCGAACCACCCTGTGCAAGATTTGGACAGCGGCAAAGTCGTCATCACCAGCCAAAACCACGGCTTCGCCGTCGATGCCGACACCCTGCCCGCCAACGCAAGGATTACCCACAAATCCTTGTTCGACAATACTTTGCAAGGCATCGAGCTGACCGACAAACCCGTATTCTGCTTCCAAGGCCACCCCGAAGCCAGCCCCGGCCCGCAGGATGTCGGCTATCTGTTTGACAAATTCATTGGCAATATGAAGGCGGCAAAACAATAA
- the lspA gene encoding signal peptidase II: protein MSSSVSSKTRYWVLALAAIVLDQWSKWAVLSSFQYRERVNVIPSFFDLTLVYNPGAAFSFLADQGGWQKYFFLVLAVAVSAYLVRAILRDEFATLGKIGAAMIIGGALGNVIDRLIHGHVVDFLLFYWQNWFYPAFNIADSFICVGAVLAVLDNIVHRKDGKKT from the coding sequence ATGTCTTCATCTGTTTCAAGTAAAACGCGCTATTGGGTATTGGCACTTGCCGCCATCGTGCTGGACCAGTGGTCGAAGTGGGCGGTGCTGTCGTCGTTTCAGTATCGGGAACGCGTCAACGTCATTCCTTCGTTTTTCGATCTGACGCTGGTGTACAACCCGGGCGCGGCGTTCAGCTTCCTTGCCGATCAGGGCGGCTGGCAGAAATACTTTTTTTTGGTGCTGGCAGTGGCGGTGAGCGCGTATTTGGTACGCGCCATCTTGCGCGACGAGTTTGCAACCCTCGGCAAAATCGGGGCGGCGATGATTATCGGCGGTGCGTTAGGCAATGTCATCGATCGCCTGATACACGGTCATGTCGTCGATTTCTTATTGTTTTATTGGCAAAATTGGTTTTATCCCGCCTTTAATATTGCCGACAGTTTTATCTGCGTCGGCGCGGTATTGGCTGTGCTTGACAATATCGTCCATCGCAAAGATGGCAAAAAAACGTGA
- the carB gene encoding carbamoyl-phosphate synthase large subunit: MPKRTDLKSILIIGAGPIVIGQACEFDYSGAQACKALREEGYKVILVNSNPATIMTDPEMADVTYIEPIMWQTVEKIIAKERPDAILPTMGGQTALNCALDLARNGVLAKYNVELIGATEDAIDKAEDRGRFKEAMEKIGLSCPKSFVCHTMNEALAAQEQVGFPTLIRPSFTMGGSGGGIAYNKDEFLAICERGFDASPTHELLIEQSVLGWKEYEMEVVRDKNDNCIIICSIENFDPMGVHTGDSITVAPAQTLTDKEYQIMRNASLAVLREIGVDTGGSNVQFAVNPENGEMIVIEMNPRVSRSSALASKATGFPIAKVAAKLAVGFTLDELRNDITGGKTPASFEPSIDYVVTKIPRFAFEKFPAADDRLTTQMKSVGEVMAMGRTIQESFQKALRGLETGLCGFNPRSSDKAEIRRELANPGPERMLFVADAFRAGFTLEEIHEICAIDPWFLAQIEDLVKEEKAVSDGILSDLDYAALRRLKRKGFSDKRIAQLLGIKEKEVREHRYALKLHPVYKRVDTCAAEFATETAYLYSTYEEECEARPSDRKKVMILGGGPNRIGQGIEFDYCRVHAALALRESGFETIMVNCNPETVSTDFDTSDRLYFEPLTLEDVLEIVRTENPWGVIVHYGGQTPLKLANALVANGVNIIGTSADSIDAAEDRERFQKVLNDLGLRQPPNRIAHNEEEALVKAEEIGYPLVVRPSYVLGGRAMQIVHSAEALQKYMREAVQVSEDSPVLLDFFLNNAIEVDVDCVSDGKDVVIGGIMQHVEQAGIHSGDSGCSLPPYSLSEEIQDEIRRQTKAMAYALGVIGLMNVQFAVQDGVVFVLEVNPRASRTVPFVSKATGVPLAKVGARCMAGISLKEQGVEKEVVPDFYAVKEAVFPFIKFPGVDTILGPEMRSTGEVMGVGASFGEAYYKAQLGAGERLNPTGKIFLSVREEDKERVIKTAKNFQALGYGICATRGTAQYLTEHGLIVQTINKVPEGRPHIGDALKNGEIALVVNTVSSDPQSVSDSHIIRQSALQQRVPQYTTTAGGEAMSEGAKSRDHLGVYSVQELHGRLKNRS, translated from the coding sequence ATGCCCAAACGTACCGACCTAAAATCCATCCTTATCATCGGCGCCGGCCCTATCGTTATCGGTCAGGCCTGCGAATTTGACTATTCGGGCGCACAGGCCTGCAAGGCTTTGCGTGAAGAAGGCTATAAAGTCATTCTGGTGAATTCCAACCCCGCCACGATTATGACCGACCCTGAAATGGCGGATGTTACCTACATCGAGCCGATTATGTGGCAGACGGTGGAGAAGATTATCGCCAAGGAGCGTCCTGACGCGATTCTGCCTACCATGGGTGGTCAGACTGCGCTGAACTGTGCGCTGGATTTAGCGCGCAACGGCGTGCTGGCAAAATACAATGTCGAGCTGATTGGCGCGACGGAAGACGCGATCGACAAGGCGGAAGACCGCGGCCGCTTTAAGGAAGCGATGGAAAAAATCGGCCTCTCCTGCCCGAAATCCTTTGTCTGTCACACTATGAACGAAGCTTTGGCGGCGCAGGAACAGGTCGGCTTCCCGACGCTGATTCGTCCTTCTTTCACCATGGGCGGTTCGGGCGGCGGTATTGCCTACAATAAAGACGAGTTTTTGGCGATTTGCGAACGCGGTTTCGATGCGTCTCCCACGCACGAGCTGCTGATTGAGCAGTCCGTGCTCGGCTGGAAAGAGTACGAGATGGAGGTTGTACGCGATAAGAACGACAACTGCATCATCATCTGCTCGATTGAAAACTTCGACCCGATGGGCGTGCATACGGGCGACTCCATCACCGTTGCGCCGGCGCAAACGCTGACGGACAAAGAATACCAAATCATGCGCAACGCTTCGTTGGCGGTATTGCGCGAAATCGGCGTGGACACGGGCGGCTCGAACGTGCAGTTTGCGGTAAACCCTGAAAACGGCGAGATGATTGTGATTGAGATGAACCCGCGCGTGAGCCGTTCGTCCGCGCTGGCTTCCAAAGCGACGGGCTTCCCGATTGCGAAGGTGGCGGCAAAACTGGCGGTCGGCTTTACGCTGGATGAGTTGCGCAACGACATCACCGGCGGCAAAACCCCCGCGTCGTTCGAGCCTTCTATCGACTATGTCGTGACCAAAATCCCGCGTTTCGCATTTGAAAAATTCCCTGCCGCAGACGACCGCCTGACCACGCAGATGAAATCTGTGGGCGAAGTAATGGCGATGGGCCGCACCATTCAGGAAAGCTTCCAAAAAGCCCTGCGCGGCTTGGAAACCGGCTTGTGCGGCTTCAATCCGAGAAGCTCCGACAAAGCGGAAATCCGCCGCGAACTGGCGAACCCCGGCCCCGAGCGTATGCTGTTTGTGGCAGACGCGTTCCGCGCGGGCTTCACGCTGGAAGAAATCCACGAAATCTGCGCCATCGACCCTTGGTTCTTGGCGCAAATCGAAGACTTGGTGAAAGAAGAAAAAGCGGTTTCAGACGGCATTTTGAGTGATTTGGATTACGCCGCCCTACGCCGTCTGAAACGCAAAGGCTTCTCCGACAAACGCATCGCGCAGCTTTTGGGCATAAAAGAAAAAGAAGTGCGCGAACACCGTTACGCACTGAAGCTGCATCCCGTGTATAAACGCGTCGATACCTGCGCCGCCGAGTTCGCCACCGAAACCGCCTACCTCTATTCCACTTACGAAGAAGAATGCGAAGCGCGTCCTTCCGACCGTAAAAAAGTGATGATTCTCGGCGGCGGCCCGAACCGTATCGGTCAGGGCATCGAGTTTGACTACTGCCGCGTTCACGCCGCGCTCGCCCTGCGCGAATCGGGCTTTGAAACCATCATGGTGAACTGCAACCCCGAAACCGTTTCCACCGACTTCGACACCAGCGACCGCCTGTATTTCGAGCCGCTGACCTTGGAAGACGTATTGGAAATCGTCCGCACCGAAAATCCGTGGGGCGTGATTGTGCATTACGGCGGTCAAACCCCGCTGAAACTCGCCAATGCCTTGGTGGCAAACGGCGTGAACATCATCGGCACGTCCGCCGACAGCATCGATGCCGCCGAAGACCGCGAACGCTTCCAAAAAGTGTTGAACGACTTAGGCCTGCGCCAACCGCCCAACCGCATCGCCCACAACGAAGAAGAAGCACTCGTCAAAGCCGAAGAAATCGGCTATCCGCTGGTCGTGCGCCCGTCTTATGTTTTGGGCGGACGCGCGATGCAGATTGTCCACTCCGCCGAAGCCTTGCAAAAATACATGCGCGAAGCCGTGCAGGTTTCCGAAGACAGCCCCGTGCTGCTCGACTTCTTCTTGAACAACGCAATCGAGGTCGATGTGGACTGCGTTTCAGACGGCAAAGACGTGGTTATCGGCGGCATTATGCAGCACGTCGAACAGGCAGGCATCCACTCCGGCGACTCCGGCTGCTCGCTGCCGCCCTACTCGCTCAGCGAAGAAATCCAAGACGAAATCCGCCGCCAAACCAAAGCGATGGCCTACGCGCTGGGCGTGATTGGTCTGATGAACGTACAGTTTGCCGTACAAGACGGCGTGGTGTTCGTGTTGGAAGTAAACCCGCGCGCCAGCCGCACCGTCCCCTTCGTCTCCAAAGCCACCGGCGTGCCGCTCGCCAAAGTCGGCGCACGCTGTATGGCAGGCATTTCCCTGAAAGAACAAGGCGTGGAAAAAGAAGTCGTCCCCGATTTCTATGCCGTTAAAGAAGCCGTGTTCCCATTCATCAAATTCCCGGGCGTGGATACGATTTTGGGACCGGAAATGCGCTCTACCGGCGAAGTGATGGGCGTGGGCGCAAGCTTCGGCGAAGCCTACTACAAAGCCCAACTCGGCGCAGGCGAACGCCTGAATCCGACCGGCAAAATCTTCCTCTCCGTGCGCGAAGAAGACAAAGAACGCGTCATCAAAACCGCTAAAAACTTCCAAGCCTTAGGCTACGGCATCTGCGCCACGCGCGGCACGGCGCAATACCTGACCGAACACGGGCTGATTGTGCAGACCATCAACAAAGTCCCCGAAGGCCGCCCGCACATCGGCGACGCGCTAAAAAACGGTGAAATCGCACTGGTCGTGAATACCGTTTCCAGCGATCCGCAATCCGTGTCCGACAGCCACATCATCCGCCAAAGCGCATTGCAGCAACGCGTGCCGCAATACACCACCACCGCCGGCGGCGAAGCGATGAGCGAAGGCGCGAAAAGCCGCGACCATCTGGGCGTGTACAGCGTTCAAGAGCTGCACGGGCGTTTGAAAAACCGCAGCTGA
- a CDS encoding endonuclease domain-containing protein: MSTHEKLLTADNPILRQRAKAMRQEMSEAEAKLWQHLRAGRLNGYKFRRQQPMGNYIVDFMCVTPKLIVEADGGQHAEQAGYDHARTAYLNSLSFTVLRFWDHEILQQTNDVLTEILRVLQELEKQAAQAD; encoded by the coding sequence ATGAGTACGCACGAGAAACTCTTGACCGCCGACAACCCCATCCTGCGCCAACGCGCCAAAGCCATGCGTCAAGAAATGAGCGAGGCGGAAGCAAAATTGTGGCAGCACCTGCGGGCAGGCCGTCTGAACGGCTACAAATTCCGCCGCCAGCAGCCGATGGGGAATTATATTGTTGATTTTATGTGCGTAACGCCCAAACTGATTGTCGAAGCAGACGGCGGGCAGCACGCAGAACAAGCCGGATACGACCACGCGCGGACGGCATATCTCAACAGCTTGAGCTTTACCGTACTGCGTTTTTGGGACCACGAAATTTTGCAGCAGACAAACGATGTGCTCACGGAAATCCTGCGCGTATTGCAGGAATTGGAAAAGCAAGCTGCACAAGCTGATTAG
- the ispH gene encoding 4-hydroxy-3-methylbut-2-enyl diphosphate reductase: MNGKTIILANPRGFCAGVDRAISIVERALEEFGAPIYVRHEVVHNKFVVDNLREKGAVFIEDLAEVPPGATLVYSAHGVSKAVRQEAAERGFRVFDATCPLVTKVHKEVARLDAQDCEIIMIGHKGHVEVEGTMGQLAPGKMLLVETVGDVAKLEVRNPDKLAYVSQTTLSVDETKDIIAALNARFPNIRNPHKEDICYATTNRQTAVKELAEQCDIVIVVGSPNSSNSNRLREVAAGIGTDAYMVDNAGYLQRAWFEGKNKVGVTAGASAPEVLVQEVLATIRGWGHETVREGEGAEESIVFVLPKELRREGETKPDLCKR; this comes from the coding sequence ATGAACGGAAAAACCATCATCCTTGCCAATCCGCGCGGCTTCTGCGCCGGTGTGGATCGGGCAATCAGTATTGTCGAACGTGCTTTGGAAGAGTTCGGCGCGCCGATTTATGTGCGCCACGAAGTCGTTCACAACAAATTCGTCGTGGACAACCTGCGTGAAAAAGGTGCGGTGTTTATTGAAGACTTGGCGGAAGTGCCGCCGGGCGCGACATTGGTTTATTCGGCACACGGCGTATCGAAGGCGGTGCGGCAAGAAGCGGCGGAGCGCGGTTTCCGCGTGTTTGATGCGACTTGCCCGCTGGTGACGAAAGTGCATAAGGAAGTCGCCCGACTGGATGCCCAAGACTGTGAAATCATCATGATTGGGCATAAGGGGCACGTCGAGGTCGAAGGAACGATGGGGCAGCTTGCGCCGGGCAAAATGCTTTTGGTCGAAACGGTCGGAGATGTGGCAAAACTCGAAGTCAGAAACCCCGACAAACTCGCCTATGTCAGCCAAACCACGCTCTCTGTCGATGAAACCAAAGACATCATCGCCGCGCTGAACGCGCGTTTCCCCAATATCCGCAATCCGCACAAGGAAGACATCTGCTATGCGACGACCAACCGGCAAACCGCCGTCAAAGAGTTGGCAGAACAGTGCGACATCGTGATTGTGGTCGGTTCGCCCAATTCGTCCAACAGCAACCGCCTGCGCGAAGTGGCGGCAGGCATCGGGACCGATGCGTATATGGTGGACAATGCAGGCTACCTGCAACGCGCGTGGTTTGAGGGCAAGAACAAAGTCGGCGTAACGGCAGGCGCGTCCGCGCCCGAAGTGTTGGTGCAGGAAGTATTGGCAACCATACGCGGATGGGGGCACGAAACCGTGCGCGAAGGGGAGGGTGCGGAAGAAAGCATCGTGTTCGTCCTGCCCAAAGAGTTGCGCCGCGAGGGCGAAACCAAACCCGATTTGTGCAAACGTTGA